CACTAATGATGAAGATCGAAAAATCGCTATTCGTAGAAAGAAGACCATCCAAGAAATTTATTCATCTGAAGAAAGTTACTTGAGTCAGTTAGAAAAGCTGGTGAAAGTACGAATAAATTTTCTACTGTAAATTACCTCGAATAATCAAGCCTTCTAATTCAGTATTCAATCCCTATTAGTTTTTCAAGAAACCGATGGAGGAGCAAAAAATGGCCCCAATTTCGATCCTAAACATATTATTTGGAAATATCGAGTCTATTCAAGATGTAAACAAAGAATTCCTGTcgcttttgaaagaaaacaaagGAAACGTTGCATCTGCTTTTCTCTCCACAGCTCCGTTTTTTAAATTGTATTCGGCGTACGCTTACAATTACAGGAACGTGATTAGTATTTTAGAGGTAACTGGTACCACTCTGATTCCTATATTTTGAACTATTAATTTCGTattttaattcataatttttcgtttccaGTCATTACCCAAGACTAATCCAACATTACAAGATTTCATCAGTAAGCAAGAAACAAGACCCGAAGTTACTTCTAAAATAAGTTCTTTACTAATTGCTCCTGTTCAAAGAATACCTCGGTATCTTCTTCTACTCAAAGAATTAAAATCACTGACGCCGGAACCTTCTTTTGCGTCCGCTGAGTTGGAAGGTTAATGAAAAAGTCATGTCTTTTtatatactttttcaaaatgagttttaggtgttgaaatattataattttcgaTTACAGAAGCAATCAAAGAAATTAGTATCATCGTTGATCATATACAAAGCTTAATCAAAGAACAAGAGTGTATGTCGAGGATgttattcattcaaaaaagtCTACTGAACGGTAAACCTTCGATTATAGTTCCTGGACGTAAATTGGTAAAAGAAGGAAAACTCATGAAGGTGAATTAGAATCTTGAtaattaataatcaattttcattcattggTAAATAgtattaatttaaattcaatttgttagGTTGTGAAATCTGAATTGTCCGCCCGTTACATCGTTTTATTGAATGATATGATTTTGTACTGTAAAGACTGGAACGGATCATCATTAAAATGTTTGAGAGTATTGCCTATAAGTAAATGTGTAATCAACGCGATTGGATTCAAAAAAGGTGTATTCTCGGTGCAATGTCAGTCTTTCTCTGTAGTTTTATGTTCCGTCGATGATCCGCAAGTAGCTCACGAATGGGTTGAGGCCATTCAAAACGTCATTGATCAAGTAAGTCAATATATTTGATCAATGAAAATCAcgtgaaatctttttttttacgagtttcattttatttttctagcaTAAAGAAGACAGAAAAATGCTCAGAAAGCAAAGCAGTCAACGCCGTCCGTTACGTCGTCGAGACTTCAATCAGCTTGAGGATCCCAACGacatattgagaaaaaaaagaaaaactacatcggtaaatcgtcaaaaaaatcgctatttCATAATACGATTGAACGAGTTTTGTTTTAACTTGGATTTTTATTTGCAGGAAAACGATGAAGTATGTGTTATCAGcccatggaaaaaattgaaaacttgttcCACTGTTCAAACATTAGAATCTGACAAGGTAATTAATCAACAGGATTATTATGTAGAAGTACATATTTcgttttctttaaaatgattttttttatctgtaTTTTATCAGGTctccgaaaaaaaagaaaagctccAAGAAGGAACATCCTATTTGAAATTAGCAAAACAATTGATCACTAGTGTGAAACAAACCACTCAAAAAATTGTGAGTGAAGTTGACGGTGGTATATGTCAACCTGTTTCGAGTAAACCTGCGATAACCGACTAATAGCTAGTGAACGTTTGTGAAcctttttttatgaatttgtgACGACTCGCGCTTTCTTTATTTTGTTCTTAGACTTACTCATATTCAAGTCATTCATTTATTGGTACATATGGTTGTATTTCTTCATTACTATTGCTTCAATATTTTAATGTATTTAGAATTAATGATCCGAATGTAAGATTATagtatttttgtgtgttttgacAGCACGTTGACTTTCCTAATGTAAATTGAACCGGTATTTTAATGCAATGCATTTTTATCCTATGTAATAATTGACACTGCGTGTTTTAGTAATTAATAGTTAAGCATAAGTGAAAACTTATTCATAAGATCTCCTTGGAATTCTCtctttattctttttatttgattttgaaaatataaaatgtttTCCTATTGATCAAGtacaatgtttttcattttgaaagtaggTTTAAGAAAGCCATCAGTGAACAAACACTCGTCAGTAAAACCTAATTTTCTGAtacttaaataaaatattttccgaGCGCATTCAATCAAATTCCTGATCGaatcaatttgtaaaattcagggcttcaaacccgaacgttttcgggtacgggtacggatTTATTTCTCAGAGGATCGGGTAcaggtatgaaaattttaaacgttcggggtacaggtacgggttcgggtattttaggtgaaatacccgaactgtacccgatctatcgggtatttgggttcaaaatagtctctatcgggtacgggtacaggttcgggtattcctcatttcatttttcgggtacgggtacgggttcgggtacagaaattgttggattttcgttcgggtattcgggtacgggtacgggtttgaagccctggtaAAATTTTTCCCCATAGACTGTTGacagtcaatttaaaaaaaaaaaatagtaaatagaCAATTTATTCATCGaatgatcaaaataattattcgagAATGCAAATGCTGCATAAAAATGAGTCATGTATAGTCGCTATTGAAATTGTTTCTGTATCAGAGTAGCAGATTTTCACTAacgaaatattcatttttgaaataattgttAGAAGTAGAGAGTGAAAAAATAAGCTTTTCGTGAcatactgtaatttttttctcgctgacGTAAGGTGTATGGTAATCATATTTCAAACGTACATATCAATTTTAATATCTAATGAAATCTTGATAACCCTAATCGTACTTCCCATCAAACTGAACAGGACGATTTCCTCATGGTTAGTAGCACAATAAGACACTACAGATCGCCGGATTGCCACATACCATCAATGTATCAATCAAGATAAGTTTATCATCAATGAACTTGTAACCATAACCCTTTGTTTTCGACATTAGTGATAAATTTCAAAGACACGTGTAGAATACAGAATTCAAAGGTTCGAGATTATCTGCGTTGCACAGAGAATACATTAAATGAAGCGATGTGAGAAATACAATACAAATTCGCGTTGTAAAGTGCGatttattaataaaaacaaACCTACGTACACAAGAATTAAAACATTCAGTGTTATTCCTCGAACGTATCATGCATTCTGACAAATTCTACTTCATGACGATATcaaatacaaaagaaaatacTATATATATAAagattaaaaacaaattaatacAAAAA
The sequence above is a segment of the Planococcus citri chromosome 3, ihPlaCitr1.1, whole genome shotgun sequence genome. Coding sequences within it:
- the LOC135838522 gene encoding rac guanine nucleotide exchange factor JJ-like, coding for MDKNICSTPEPSLAVELRSALLKENILTTKTKKRVLDALDEHITNDEDRKIAIRRKKTIQEIYSSEESYLSQLEKLVKFFKKPMEEQKMAPISILNILFGNIESIQDVNKEFLSLLKENKGNVASAFLSTAPFFKLYSAYAYNYRNVISILESLPKTNPTLQDFISKQETRPEVTSKISSLLIAPVQRIPRYLLLLKELKSLTPEPSFASAELEEAIKEISIIVDHIQSLIKEQECMSRMLFIQKSLLNGKPSIIVPGRKLVKEGKLMKVVKSELSARYIVLLNDMILYCKDWNGSSLKCLRVLPISKCVINAIGFKKGVFSVQCQSFSVVLCSVDDPQVAHEWVEAIQNVIDQHKEDRKMLRKQSSQRRPLRRRDFNQLEDPNDILRKKRKTTSENDEVCVISPWKKLKTCSTVQTLESDKVSEKKEKLQEGTSYLKLAKQLITSVKQTTQKIVSEVDGGICQPVSSKPAITD